A single region of the Triplophysa dalaica isolate WHDGS20190420 chromosome 15, ASM1584641v1, whole genome shotgun sequence genome encodes:
- the eva1a gene encoding protein eva-1 homolog A gives MDEMGKPFFERQATTEEMALVSNALAAYSFIADQPERAALYFVCGVCLGLVLTLIALVVQISCRTDCRTQRAPKKTGKPADSISDTSDSDSDWDNSSDLSARRHRRFERTLGNVFTSAEELERAQRLEERERIIREIWMNGQPDMPGTRSLNRYY, from the exons AAAGGCAAGCCACAACTGAGGAGATGGCTTTAGTCAGCAATGCACTCGCTGCTTACTCCTTTATAGCAG ATCAGCCAGAACGGGCGGCACTGTACTTTGTGTGCGGGGTGTGTTTAGGACTGGTTCTCACTCTTATCGCGTTAGTGGTGCAGATTTCCTGTAGAACTGACTGCAGAACACAACGAGCGCCCAAGAAAACTGGAAAACCTGCGGATAGCATCAGCGATACAAGCGACAGCGACTCGGACTGGGACAATAGCTCCGATCTGTCAGCACGGCGGCACCGGCGTTTCGAACGGACGCTAGGTAATGTGTTTACGTCAGCAGAAGAGCTGGAGCGAGCGCAACGATTGGAGGAACGAGAGCGAATCATACGAGAGATCTGGATGAACGGACAACCGGATATGCCCGGCACGCGCAGTCTGAACCGCTACTATTGA